In one Terriglobia bacterium genomic region, the following are encoded:
- a CDS encoding cytochrome c — protein sequence MTIRGNWYVKAVVVMTALAVIFLLSAPVQAQGAGEKVYKAKCAMCHGADGAGATAAGKAMKVTSLCSDEAKKASDAEWTELIVKGKNKMPAYDKKLSEAEIKDVIAYMRGLCKK from the coding sequence ATGACAATTCGAGGGAACTGGTACGTGAAGGCAGTGGTGGTGATGACGGCGCTGGCGGTGATCTTTCTGCTGAGCGCGCCGGTCCAGGCGCAGGGCGCCGGGGAGAAGGTGTATAAAGCGAAGTGCGCCATGTGCCACGGAGCCGACGGGGCCGGAGCCACGGCGGCGGGCAAGGCCATGAAGGTGACCAGCCTGTGTTCGGACGAAGCCAAGAAAGCCAGCGACGCCGAATGGACGGAACTCATCGTCAAGGGCAAGAACAAGATGCCCGCGTACGACAAGAAGCTTAGCGAGGCCGAAATCAAGGACGTCATCGCCTACATGCGGGGCCTCTGCAAGAAGTAA